The Parus major isolate Abel chromosome 5, Parus_major1.1, whole genome shotgun sequence genome contains a region encoding:
- the MIA2 gene encoding melanoma inhibitory activity protein 2 isoform X5 gives MWPGLRDSARRYCGLAGEGLRWAVASLPEDMRPGPDLYGFPWEIVICAGIVGALTILLFLYRSYQSVRSRLYVGREKQLANKITELVEEKCKILQKLSLCKKEFEDLQLSLKDGNTMKESTDASFFEEMHEKLNKSNSKLSIEIENLEKELEEEKSKQLENDTLVAEIQEKVESLENEEKSIQSQIDEAKSTLKVYQINTERLKTSVQDAVDENSHLQESEKQLLQEAEGWGERLSELNEQTKMFESSKTDVEEVLKNKESQIKSLTQYILNMKDWSSAVREDGDVEDSHWDTDIKGETENGEHLDDEQKRTVKKLIYAAKLNACLKTMEAERDQMYSKLSDENKAKGELTERIENLQSQQVSLQSENERFESEVQKLQQKLKVMTELYQENEMKLHRKLTVEERERLQKEEKLSKVDEKITHAAEELNSYRERAKDLEEELERTIRSYENQITSHEKKAHDNWLTARAAERHLNDIKKENAHNRQKLTEAEFKLELLEKDPYALDIPMRPFGREHSPYGPSPMGRPSSETRAFLSPPTLLEGPLRLSPMLPGGGGGRGSRGPAAMYEAGSERGELNSDRLTDPHRPPSDTGSLSPPWERERRIILPPPGEPYADPVLSARRQERFFPNPPNTGRLSGPAELRTYNVQSFDKTDGQTSSEHSPRGEPSGDGIKDHSNLSNSLPDQSLAPESEAVSSGFAPPPFPPVRPPLMPVDPRAPPVPFMRRGPPFPPPPPAGMYGPRECFPVRDFGPPRPSLPIRSPFPMRPYPHYPPQRPGFLPPPPPPENRVEPSQSNPSNPAVEPEPQQET, from the exons ATGTGGCCGGGGCTGCGGGACAGCGCCCGGCGCTACTGCGGGCTGGCCGGGGAAGGGCTGCGCTGG GCTGTGGCTTCACTGCCTGAAGATATGAGACCAGGCCCTGATCTGTATGGTTTCCCATGGGAAATAGTGATTTGTGCTGGCATTGTTGGAGCCTTGACAATTCTCTTGTTCCTGTACAGAAGTTATCAATCT gTTAGAAGTCGACTTTATGTAG gaagggaaaaacagcttgccaataaaattacagaactagttgaagaaaaatgcaaaattcttcAAAAACTCAGCCTGTGCAAAAAAGAG TTTGAAGATTTACAGTTGTCTCTGAAGGATGGTAACACTATGAAAGAATCAACAGACGCGTCTTTTTTTGAG GAAATGCATGAAAAACTGAACAAATCAAACTCGAAACTCAGCATAGAAATAGAGAATCTAGAAAAagaactggaagaagaaaaatctaagCAGTTGGAAAATGATACCTTG gtgGCTGAAATTCAGGAGAAAGTGGAGTCTTtagagaatgaagaaaaatctatcCAGTCACAAATTGATGAG GCCAAGTCCACCCTAAAAGTGTATCAGATTAATACTGAGAGGCTCAAGACATCTGTTCAAGATGCAGTAGATGAAaacagccatctccaggaaagtgAGAAACAG CTTTTACAAGAAGCTGAAGGATGGGGCGAACGACTTAGTGAACTAAATGAACAAACAAAGATGTTTGAATCATCTAAAACAGATGTAGAAGaagttctgaaaaacaaagagagcCAAATCAAG TCACTGACACAGTACATACTGAACATGAAAGACTGGAGCTCGGCAGTACGAGAAGATGGTGACGTTGAAGACAGCCACTGGGACACAGACATAAAGGGTGAAACAGAGAATGGAGAGCACTTAG ATGATGAACAAAAACGAACTGTAAAGAAATTGATCTATGCTGCAAAG CTAAATGCTTGTTTAAAGACCATGGAAGCAGAAAGAGACCAAATGTATTCAAAACTGTCTGATGAAAATAAAGCTAAAGGAGAGCTTACAG AACGCATAGAAAACCTTCAAAGCCAGCAAGTTTCCTTGCAGTCTGAAAATGAACGTTTTGAAAGTGAAGTTCAAAAGCTTCAGCAGAAACTTAAAGTAATGACTGAGCTTtatcaagaaaatgaaatgaaactaCACAG GAAGTTGACAGTAGAAGAGAGAGAACGTctacagaaggaagaaaagctttctaAAGTAGATGAAAAAATTACTCATGCTGCTGAAGAACTTAACAGCTACAG AGAGCGAGCAAAGGATCTTGAAGAAGAACTGGAGAGAACCATTCGTTCTTATGAGAATCAG ATAACTTCACATGAGAAAAAAGCTCATGATAATTGG CTGACAGCCCGAGCAGCTGAAAGACACCTCAatgatataaaaaaagaaaatgcacataACAGACAAAA ATTGACTGAAGCAGAATTTAAACTTGAACTTTTAGAAAAAGACCCTTATGCTCTTGATATTCCAATGAGACCATTTGGCAGAG AGCATTCCCCATATGGACCCTCACCAATGGGCCGGCCTTCATCTGAAACaagagcttttctttcccctccaaCTTTATTGGAGGGTCCTTTAAGGCTTTCACCTATGCTTccaggtggaggaggaggaagag GATCCAGAGGCCCAGCTGCCATGTATGAAGCTGGAAGTGAAAGAGGAGAGCTGAATTCTGATAGATTAACTGATCCCCACAGACCACCATCAGATACTGGATCCCTGTCTCCTCCTTGGGAAAGAGAGCGCAGGATAATTCTGCCTCCACCAG GTGAGCCTTATGCTGATCCAGTTCTTTCTGCTCGAAGACAAGAAAGATTTTTCCCTAATCCTCCAAATACTGGAAGACTTTCTGGACCAGCAGAACTACGAACTTACAATGTTCAGTCTTTTGATAAAACAG ATGGGCAGACATCTTCAGAACATAGCCCACGAGGAGAACCAAGTGGAGATGGGATAAAGGATCACTCTAACCTGAGC AACTCGCTCCCTGATCAGTCACTGGCACCTGAAAGTGAAGCTGTCAGTTCAGGGTTTGCACCCCCACCTTTCCCTCCAGTCAGACCTCCGCTGATGCCTGTGGATCCTAGAGCACCACCAGTACCTTTCATGAGACGAGGacctcctttccctccccctcctcctgctggcATGTATGGGCCACGGGAATGCTTTCCAGTACGAGACTTCGGGCCCCCACGCCCTTCGCTTCCAA TAAGAAGTCCATTTCCAATGAGACCTTATCCTCACTATCCACCTCAACGACCTGGATTTTTGcccccaccacctcctcctGAAAATAGAGTTGAACCATCTCAGTCAAATCCATCAAATCCAGCTGTAGAACCAGAACCACAGCAGGAGACTTGA
- the MIA2 gene encoding melanoma inhibitory activity protein 2 isoform X4 — MYVAVHSEHNSDQDSKATAIASVNSETKTDSSGTDSEVDVKNSFSDAIQNYVPSNEGGWIYQILLCLNGLEIRERIKSASSAVKIIIKSAVASLPEDMRPGPDLYGFPWEIVICAGIVGALTILLFLYRSYQSVRSRLYVGREKQLANKITELVEEKCKILQKLSLCKKEFEDLQLSLKDGNTMKESTDASFFEEMHEKLNKSNSKLSIEIENLEKELEEEKSKQLENDTLVAEIQEKVESLENEEKSIQSQIDEAKSTLKVYQINTERLKTSVQDAVDENSHLQESEKQLLQEAEGWGERLSELNEQTKMFESSKTDVEEVLKNKESQIKSLTQYILNMKDWSSAVREDGDVEDSHWDTDIKGETENGEHLDDEQKRTVKKLIYAAKLNACLKTMEAERDQMYSKLSDENKAKGELTERIENLQSQQVSLQSENERFESEVQKLQQKLKVMTELYQENEMKLHRKLTVEERERLQKEEKLSKVDEKITHAAEELNSYRERAKDLEEELERTIRSYENQITSHEKKAHDNWLTARAAERHLNDIKKENAHNRQKLTEAEFKLELLEKDPYALDIPMRPFGREHSPYGPSPMGRPSSETRAFLSPPTLLEGPLRLSPMLPGGGGGRGSRGPAAMYEAGSERGELNSDRLTDPHRPPSDTGSLSPPWERERRIILPPPGEPYADPVLSARRQERFFPNPPNTGRLSGPAELRTYNVQSFDKTDGQTSSEHSPRGEPSGDGIKDHSNLSNSLPDQSLAPESEAVSSGFAPPPFPPVRPPLMPVDPRAPPVPFMRRGPPFPPPPPAGMYGPRECFPVRDFGPPRPSLPIRSPFPMRPYPHYPPQRPGFLPPPPPPENRVEPSQSNPSNPAVEPEPQQET, encoded by the exons ATGTATGTAGCTGTACACAGTGAACATAACAGTGACCAAGATTCAAAAGCAACAGCCATTGCTTCAGtaaattctgaaacaaaaacagaCAGTTCAGGAACTGACTCAGAAGTTGATGTCAAAAATTCTTTCTCTGATGCCATCCAGAACTATGTTCCAAGTAATG AAGGAGGCTGGATATATCAGATACTTCTGTGCTTGAATGGTCTCGAGatcagagaaagaataaaatctgCATCGTCAGCAGTGAAGATTATCATCAAATCG GCTGTGGCTTCACTGCCTGAAGATATGAGACCAGGCCCTGATCTGTATGGTTTCCCATGGGAAATAGTGATTTGTGCTGGCATTGTTGGAGCCTTGACAATTCTCTTGTTCCTGTACAGAAGTTATCAATCT gTTAGAAGTCGACTTTATGTAG gaagggaaaaacagcttgccaataaaattacagaactagttgaagaaaaatgcaaaattcttcAAAAACTCAGCCTGTGCAAAAAAGAG TTTGAAGATTTACAGTTGTCTCTGAAGGATGGTAACACTATGAAAGAATCAACAGACGCGTCTTTTTTTGAG GAAATGCATGAAAAACTGAACAAATCAAACTCGAAACTCAGCATAGAAATAGAGAATCTAGAAAAagaactggaagaagaaaaatctaagCAGTTGGAAAATGATACCTTG gtgGCTGAAATTCAGGAGAAAGTGGAGTCTTtagagaatgaagaaaaatctatcCAGTCACAAATTGATGAG GCCAAGTCCACCCTAAAAGTGTATCAGATTAATACTGAGAGGCTCAAGACATCTGTTCAAGATGCAGTAGATGAAaacagccatctccaggaaagtgAGAAACAG CTTTTACAAGAAGCTGAAGGATGGGGCGAACGACTTAGTGAACTAAATGAACAAACAAAGATGTTTGAATCATCTAAAACAGATGTAGAAGaagttctgaaaaacaaagagagcCAAATCAAG TCACTGACACAGTACATACTGAACATGAAAGACTGGAGCTCGGCAGTACGAGAAGATGGTGACGTTGAAGACAGCCACTGGGACACAGACATAAAGGGTGAAACAGAGAATGGAGAGCACTTAG ATGATGAACAAAAACGAACTGTAAAGAAATTGATCTATGCTGCAAAG CTAAATGCTTGTTTAAAGACCATGGAAGCAGAAAGAGACCAAATGTATTCAAAACTGTCTGATGAAAATAAAGCTAAAGGAGAGCTTACAG AACGCATAGAAAACCTTCAAAGCCAGCAAGTTTCCTTGCAGTCTGAAAATGAACGTTTTGAAAGTGAAGTTCAAAAGCTTCAGCAGAAACTTAAAGTAATGACTGAGCTTtatcaagaaaatgaaatgaaactaCACAG GAAGTTGACAGTAGAAGAGAGAGAACGTctacagaaggaagaaaagctttctaAAGTAGATGAAAAAATTACTCATGCTGCTGAAGAACTTAACAGCTACAG AGAGCGAGCAAAGGATCTTGAAGAAGAACTGGAGAGAACCATTCGTTCTTATGAGAATCAG ATAACTTCACATGAGAAAAAAGCTCATGATAATTGG CTGACAGCCCGAGCAGCTGAAAGACACCTCAatgatataaaaaaagaaaatgcacataACAGACAAAA ATTGACTGAAGCAGAATTTAAACTTGAACTTTTAGAAAAAGACCCTTATGCTCTTGATATTCCAATGAGACCATTTGGCAGAG AGCATTCCCCATATGGACCCTCACCAATGGGCCGGCCTTCATCTGAAACaagagcttttctttcccctccaaCTTTATTGGAGGGTCCTTTAAGGCTTTCACCTATGCTTccaggtggaggaggaggaagag GATCCAGAGGCCCAGCTGCCATGTATGAAGCTGGAAGTGAAAGAGGAGAGCTGAATTCTGATAGATTAACTGATCCCCACAGACCACCATCAGATACTGGATCCCTGTCTCCTCCTTGGGAAAGAGAGCGCAGGATAATTCTGCCTCCACCAG GTGAGCCTTATGCTGATCCAGTTCTTTCTGCTCGAAGACAAGAAAGATTTTTCCCTAATCCTCCAAATACTGGAAGACTTTCTGGACCAGCAGAACTACGAACTTACAATGTTCAGTCTTTTGATAAAACAG ATGGGCAGACATCTTCAGAACATAGCCCACGAGGAGAACCAAGTGGAGATGGGATAAAGGATCACTCTAACCTGAGC AACTCGCTCCCTGATCAGTCACTGGCACCTGAAAGTGAAGCTGTCAGTTCAGGGTTTGCACCCCCACCTTTCCCTCCAGTCAGACCTCCGCTGATGCCTGTGGATCCTAGAGCACCACCAGTACCTTTCATGAGACGAGGacctcctttccctccccctcctcctgctggcATGTATGGGCCACGGGAATGCTTTCCAGTACGAGACTTCGGGCCCCCACGCCCTTCGCTTCCAA TAAGAAGTCCATTTCCAATGAGACCTTATCCTCACTATCCACCTCAACGACCTGGATTTTTGcccccaccacctcctcctGAAAATAGAGTTGAACCATCTCAGTCAAATCCATCAAATCCAGCTGTAGAACCAGAACCACAGCAGGAGACTTGA
- the MIA2 gene encoding melanoma inhibitory activity protein 2 isoform X6, which translates to MEAASAAREAVASLPEDMRPGPDLYGFPWEIVICAGIVGALTILLFLYRSYQSVRSRLYVGREKQLANKITELVEEKCKILQKLSLCKKEFEDLQLSLKDGNTMKESTDASFFEEMHEKLNKSNSKLSIEIENLEKELEEEKSKQLENDTLVAEIQEKVESLENEEKSIQSQIDEAKSTLKVYQINTERLKTSVQDAVDENSHLQESEKQLLQEAEGWGERLSELNEQTKMFESSKTDVEEVLKNKESQIKSLTQYILNMKDWSSAVREDGDVEDSHWDTDIKGETENGEHLDDEQKRTVKKLIYAAKLNACLKTMEAERDQMYSKLSDENKAKGELTERIENLQSQQVSLQSENERFESEVQKLQQKLKVMTELYQENEMKLHRKLTVEERERLQKEEKLSKVDEKITHAAEELNSYRERAKDLEEELERTIRSYENQITSHEKKAHDNWLTARAAERHLNDIKKENAHNRQKLTEAEFKLELLEKDPYALDIPMRPFGREHSPYGPSPMGRPSSETRAFLSPPTLLEGPLRLSPMLPGGGGGRGSRGPAAMYEAGSERGELNSDRLTDPHRPPSDTGSLSPPWERERRIILPPPGEPYADPVLSARRQERFFPNPPNTGRLSGPAELRTYNVQSFDKTDGQTSSEHSPRGEPSGDGIKDHSNLSNSLPDQSLAPESEAVSSGFAPPPFPPVRPPLMPVDPRAPPVPFMRRGPPFPPPPPAGMYGPRECFPVRDFGPPRPSLPIRSPFPMRPYPHYPPQRPGFLPPPPPPENRVEPSQSNPSNPAVEPEPQQET; encoded by the exons ATGGAGGCGGCCAGCGCCGCACGGGAG GCTGTGGCTTCACTGCCTGAAGATATGAGACCAGGCCCTGATCTGTATGGTTTCCCATGGGAAATAGTGATTTGTGCTGGCATTGTTGGAGCCTTGACAATTCTCTTGTTCCTGTACAGAAGTTATCAATCT gTTAGAAGTCGACTTTATGTAG gaagggaaaaacagcttgccaataaaattacagaactagttgaagaaaaatgcaaaattcttcAAAAACTCAGCCTGTGCAAAAAAGAG TTTGAAGATTTACAGTTGTCTCTGAAGGATGGTAACACTATGAAAGAATCAACAGACGCGTCTTTTTTTGAG GAAATGCATGAAAAACTGAACAAATCAAACTCGAAACTCAGCATAGAAATAGAGAATCTAGAAAAagaactggaagaagaaaaatctaagCAGTTGGAAAATGATACCTTG gtgGCTGAAATTCAGGAGAAAGTGGAGTCTTtagagaatgaagaaaaatctatcCAGTCACAAATTGATGAG GCCAAGTCCACCCTAAAAGTGTATCAGATTAATACTGAGAGGCTCAAGACATCTGTTCAAGATGCAGTAGATGAAaacagccatctccaggaaagtgAGAAACAG CTTTTACAAGAAGCTGAAGGATGGGGCGAACGACTTAGTGAACTAAATGAACAAACAAAGATGTTTGAATCATCTAAAACAGATGTAGAAGaagttctgaaaaacaaagagagcCAAATCAAG TCACTGACACAGTACATACTGAACATGAAAGACTGGAGCTCGGCAGTACGAGAAGATGGTGACGTTGAAGACAGCCACTGGGACACAGACATAAAGGGTGAAACAGAGAATGGAGAGCACTTAG ATGATGAACAAAAACGAACTGTAAAGAAATTGATCTATGCTGCAAAG CTAAATGCTTGTTTAAAGACCATGGAAGCAGAAAGAGACCAAATGTATTCAAAACTGTCTGATGAAAATAAAGCTAAAGGAGAGCTTACAG AACGCATAGAAAACCTTCAAAGCCAGCAAGTTTCCTTGCAGTCTGAAAATGAACGTTTTGAAAGTGAAGTTCAAAAGCTTCAGCAGAAACTTAAAGTAATGACTGAGCTTtatcaagaaaatgaaatgaaactaCACAG GAAGTTGACAGTAGAAGAGAGAGAACGTctacagaaggaagaaaagctttctaAAGTAGATGAAAAAATTACTCATGCTGCTGAAGAACTTAACAGCTACAG AGAGCGAGCAAAGGATCTTGAAGAAGAACTGGAGAGAACCATTCGTTCTTATGAGAATCAG ATAACTTCACATGAGAAAAAAGCTCATGATAATTGG CTGACAGCCCGAGCAGCTGAAAGACACCTCAatgatataaaaaaagaaaatgcacataACAGACAAAA ATTGACTGAAGCAGAATTTAAACTTGAACTTTTAGAAAAAGACCCTTATGCTCTTGATATTCCAATGAGACCATTTGGCAGAG AGCATTCCCCATATGGACCCTCACCAATGGGCCGGCCTTCATCTGAAACaagagcttttctttcccctccaaCTTTATTGGAGGGTCCTTTAAGGCTTTCACCTATGCTTccaggtggaggaggaggaagag GATCCAGAGGCCCAGCTGCCATGTATGAAGCTGGAAGTGAAAGAGGAGAGCTGAATTCTGATAGATTAACTGATCCCCACAGACCACCATCAGATACTGGATCCCTGTCTCCTCCTTGGGAAAGAGAGCGCAGGATAATTCTGCCTCCACCAG GTGAGCCTTATGCTGATCCAGTTCTTTCTGCTCGAAGACAAGAAAGATTTTTCCCTAATCCTCCAAATACTGGAAGACTTTCTGGACCAGCAGAACTACGAACTTACAATGTTCAGTCTTTTGATAAAACAG ATGGGCAGACATCTTCAGAACATAGCCCACGAGGAGAACCAAGTGGAGATGGGATAAAGGATCACTCTAACCTGAGC AACTCGCTCCCTGATCAGTCACTGGCACCTGAAAGTGAAGCTGTCAGTTCAGGGTTTGCACCCCCACCTTTCCCTCCAGTCAGACCTCCGCTGATGCCTGTGGATCCTAGAGCACCACCAGTACCTTTCATGAGACGAGGacctcctttccctccccctcctcctgctggcATGTATGGGCCACGGGAATGCTTTCCAGTACGAGACTTCGGGCCCCCACGCCCTTCGCTTCCAA TAAGAAGTCCATTTCCAATGAGACCTTATCCTCACTATCCACCTCAACGACCTGGATTTTTGcccccaccacctcctcctGAAAATAGAGTTGAACCATCTCAGTCAAATCCATCAAATCCAGCTGTAGAACCAGAACCACAGCAGGAGACTTGA